Proteins from one Microscilla marina ATCC 23134 genomic window:
- a CDS encoding ARPP-1 family domain-containing protein → MKIIHILSLLLLAGFCGSLQAQQFNRQHVKISYDKGTTAGNKKNFTYKNLRLYPIRASKTFLKDSKNIGKYTPLKVALKTKKVVITEQSAPSNVTTNPNTNNVRGSVDTTTQRSSNTVSTRVRRLHRVDTAQVRQARRQHRQHQVQRRNVYLPQNIQNRRGGSSASVNNLYIENKSQDTLYIMAGEIVQGGKQDRVIAQDMVIPPNSGKINLSVFCVEKGRWSYKKSKNKDNFDGYYGVSSIALRKVVDTEQKQQKVWKEVERSNAKNAVKSGTSAYTEQKKNAKFKKEYLAYTHFFKNKFKGKSNVIGVIVATGDRVVGCDMFASPHLFQSQYQNLLGSYINEAVTDGAPVQIAEAKVEKYMSDLLDKELKNETELKKKGKVFKHNRKKLHVSKY, encoded by the coding sequence ATGAAAATTATTCATATACTGTCACTGCTTTTGTTGGCAGGGTTTTGTGGTAGCCTGCAAGCCCAGCAGTTTAACCGCCAACACGTGAAAATCTCTTATGATAAGGGCACTACTGCAGGCAATAAAAAGAATTTCACCTACAAAAACCTACGCTTATACCCAATCAGGGCAAGTAAAACATTTTTGAAGGACAGCAAAAACATAGGAAAGTATACGCCACTCAAGGTTGCCCTAAAAACCAAGAAAGTAGTCATTACCGAACAAAGTGCTCCTAGCAATGTGACCACAAACCCCAACACCAACAATGTACGAGGGTCTGTTGATACGACTACTCAGAGGTCAAGTAATACTGTTTCTACGCGAGTAAGGCGGTTGCATCGGGTTGACACAGCACAAGTAAGGCAAGCGCGTCGCCAGCATCGTCAGCATCAGGTACAAAGGCGCAATGTTTACCTACCCCAAAACATACAAAATCGTAGAGGAGGAAGTTCGGCTTCAGTAAACAACCTCTATATAGAAAACAAATCACAAGATACTTTGTATATTATGGCAGGCGAAATAGTGCAAGGGGGCAAGCAAGATCGAGTGATTGCTCAAGATATGGTCATTCCTCCCAACAGCGGCAAGATAAACCTGTCGGTGTTTTGTGTAGAAAAAGGACGTTGGTCTTATAAAAAGTCTAAAAACAAAGATAATTTTGATGGCTATTATGGAGTGTCGAGCATTGCTTTGCGCAAGGTAGTAGACACCGAACAAAAACAGCAAAAGGTGTGGAAAGAGGTGGAACGATCGAACGCGAAAAATGCCGTAAAAAGTGGGACGAGTGCTTATACCGAACAAAAAAAGAATGCCAAGTTTAAGAAAGAGTACCTGGCATACACGCATTTTTTTAAAAATAAATTTAAAGGTAAAAGCAACGTAATAGGAGTAATAGTAGCCACGGGTGATCGGGTAGTAGGTTGCGACATGTTTGCTTCCCCTCACTTGTTTCAATCACAATATCAAAACCTATTGGGTTCTTATATCAACGAAGCAGTGACCGACGGAGCTCCGGTACAAATAGCCGAAGCCAAGGTAGAAAAATACATGAGCGATTTGTTGGACAAGGAGCTAAAAAACGAAACAGAATTAAAGAAAAAAGGCAAAGTGTTTAAGCACAATCGAAAGAAGTTGCACGTGTCAAAATACTGA
- a CDS encoding tellurite resistance TerB family protein → MDKQTALHYFQNLYLIAVADGKLADEEKKILVKFSQKMGINAREASEIMLDIRYRDFVVPQSKDEQMAHFKDIVSMMMSDGNIHNQEYELCKRYAEKIGKSEITLNRLIDSIKAERDRLK, encoded by the coding sequence ATGGATAAACAAACAGCCCTTCACTATTTTCAGAATCTGTATCTGATAGCAGTTGCTGATGGTAAACTTGCCGATGAAGAAAAAAAGATTTTGGTAAAGTTTTCGCAAAAAATGGGGATTAATGCACGGGAAGCCTCAGAGATCATGCTCGATATCCGATACCGGGACTTTGTGGTGCCCCAGAGCAAAGATGAACAAATGGCTCACTTCAAAGACATTGTAAGTATGATGATGTCGGATGGTAATATTCACAACCAAGAATATGAACTTTGTAAACGGTACGCCGAAAAAATAGGTAAAAGTGAAATCACTCTGAATAGGCTCATTGATAGTATAAAAGCTGAAAGGGATAGATTAAAATAA
- the tyrS gene encoding tyrosine--tRNA ligase, protein MKRLTKMKKNFIEELRWRGMLHDAMPGTEEQLNKEMTVGYIGFDPTADSIHIGNLATLMMLKHLQMAGHKPVALVGGATGMVGDPSGKSAERNLLDVKTLRHNEAAIGKQLAKFLDFDCGENSAELLNNYDWFGQMNFLEFLRDVGKHLTINYMTAKDSVKKRLESGLSFTEFSYQLLQGYDFFWLNKNKNCKIQMGGSDQWGNITTGTELIRRMGGGNAFAVTCPLITKTDGSKFGKSVGGNVWLDPKRTSPYKFYQFWLNVDDSETSKLLRVFTLLDQETIEKHEADYANDPRMLKRILAEEVTRMVHSQEELDRAQKASGLLFGKSTLEDFETTDEATLLDVFEGIPKKNYTKAEFDAFDSTVDLIASAMTEDEAKPVSKSEVRRLIKNNGIKINQKAVTKDQGESKPEFGLLKDKFLLIKKGKKYFLVTVGVVQRAAEVEV, encoded by the coding sequence ATGAAAAGATTGACAAAGATGAAGAAGAATTTTATTGAAGAATTGCGCTGGCGAGGAATGTTGCACGACGCAATGCCTGGTACCGAAGAACAACTCAATAAAGAAATGACGGTGGGTTATATTGGTTTTGACCCCACCGCAGACTCTATTCATATAGGCAACCTTGCCACCCTTATGATGCTTAAGCATTTGCAAATGGCAGGACATAAACCTGTGGCTTTGGTAGGCGGCGCTACCGGAATGGTGGGTGACCCTTCGGGCAAATCTGCCGAAAGAAATTTGTTGGATGTAAAAACTTTGCGTCATAATGAAGCGGCTATAGGAAAACAACTTGCCAAGTTTTTGGATTTTGACTGTGGCGAAAACTCTGCCGAGTTGCTCAACAACTATGACTGGTTTGGGCAAATGAATTTTTTAGAGTTTTTGAGAGACGTAGGCAAGCATTTGACCATTAACTATATGACAGCTAAAGATTCGGTAAAAAAACGCCTCGAAAGTGGTCTGTCTTTTACTGAGTTTAGCTACCAATTGCTACAGGGATACGATTTTTTCTGGCTCAACAAAAACAAAAACTGTAAAATACAAATGGGTGGCTCCGATCAATGGGGCAACATTACTACAGGTACTGAGCTTATCCGCCGTATGGGTGGGGGCAATGCTTTTGCGGTTACTTGTCCATTGATCACTAAAACCGATGGCAGCAAGTTTGGTAAGTCGGTAGGAGGCAATGTATGGCTTGACCCCAAACGTACCTCTCCCTATAAATTTTACCAGTTTTGGCTCAATGTAGACGATAGCGAAACTTCTAAACTGTTGCGGGTGTTTACTTTGCTCGATCAGGAAACTATAGAAAAACACGAAGCAGACTACGCCAACGACCCAAGAATGCTCAAGCGTATTCTTGCCGAAGAGGTCACCCGTATGGTACATTCACAGGAAGAACTAGACCGGGCTCAAAAAGCCTCAGGTTTATTGTTTGGAAAATCTACTTTAGAGGATTTTGAAACTACCGACGAAGCTACCTTGTTGGATGTGTTTGAGGGCATTCCTAAAAAGAACTATACCAAAGCCGAGTTTGATGCTTTTGACAGTACTGTAGACCTCATTGCCAGTGCCATGACCGAAGACGAAGCCAAGCCGGTGTCTAAAAGCGAAGTACGCCGCTTGATCAAAAACAACGGAATCAAGATCAACCAAAAAGCTGTAACCAAAGACCAGGGCGAAAGCAAACCTGAGTTTGGCTTGTTGAAGGATAAATTTTTATTAATAAAAAAGGGTAAAAAATACTTTTTGGTAACAGTAGGCGTAGTACAACGTGCCGCCGAAGTAGAAGTATAA
- a CDS encoding tellurite resistance TerB family protein, with amino-acid sequence MTLDKERAKKYFQNLFLVAIADGKLATEERELLVGVAIRMGLSIRDSATIMRNITQDEFHIPDTEEQQMLHLSDIVKVMMIDKEIHEKEYELCLGYAIKIGQSEAMLQEIIEDSKNQNWYKFKNPYPNH; translated from the coding sequence ATGACACTAGATAAAGAAAGAGCTAAAAAGTATTTCCAAAACCTTTTTTTGGTTGCCATTGCTGATGGAAAACTAGCCACCGAAGAAAGGGAGTTACTGGTAGGAGTAGCTATACGCATGGGGCTAAGTATTAGAGACTCCGCTACTATTATGCGTAATATCACACAGGATGAGTTTCATATTCCAGATACCGAAGAACAACAAATGTTGCACTTGTCAGACATTGTAAAAGTAATGATGATTGACAAAGAAATACACGAGAAAGAGTATGAGCTTTGTTTGGGGTACGCTATTAAGATAGGACAAAGCGAAGCAATGTTGCAGGAAATTATTGAAGACTCAAAGAATCAAAACTGGTACAAGTTCAAAAATCCTTATCCCAACCATTGA
- a CDS encoding Ig-like domain-containing protein, whose product MIELKKAWYLLLVSTLCLLFCNRLNAQHKTPKLIDARVGIDGSSPELLTAVGNQVIFKGSTDGKGKELYLSDGIRAQSFDVWPGGNASNPYDFVPLNLNGIPYAYFFANNGQVNSALFRISLKGELSSRNAEFVANVHDIGDNGKYLVKMGSELFFAAQDPVGRQELFKSDGTTTTLVKDLNATLIPGGAGATLPSDPENLTVINGMLFFSADNGGTNDANRELGISKGDEATTFMLDINPDGSSKPRHFVEKDGLAYFIAEDNTGTHLWSSDGTNASPTKISFPNEITFFNDDQGLVVAGGHLFFSATKTTQTGSDYTLWSCDGTSFEEIASMGNPKYMTNMGGICFFSARGKNASGIAVGFELWKSDGTSAGTELVKDIAANSFSSLPSDLTVVTTQVNGASKSTLYFWAGPSSTKELWRSDGTTQGTVLVNVPNLNSRTPPRFPTIIAAEIKPGKEGLFFVATDKDLGAELWYAAPCPSAELSYGNNSICRGSGPINPQLVGADGEDVSGGVYSIDKTGLPIDPSTGVITPDGSTAPGDYTITYQVIQPGCDIKAQAVVKVGTGGGGGGSAPTAKISTLAKGFKFDTTIEPEKDGSAGMVISLDGKYLYVADQRNQVIKKVDLVTKTVSIVAGSGVAGFKDDNGSLAQFNYPSGLALDMAGNLYVADKNNHAIRMITNPSGGSPVVRTIAGNSSYPTAVSGNVTGALAVAKFNEPSGVAVDAAGNIYVADKNNHRIKKIANGMVTTLAGPMNDAASIPGRTDGAADAARFFFPTSVALDITGAQLYVADKLNNIIRQVNTADGHTLTYAGDVANGIAGHQDGNAASAKFRSPAGITVNAVGDVYIADTHNQVIRKISQGQVITIAGEVEVADDDSDVLARDAKFRYPSGIFADLEQNLYISDKLNFSVRKYHFDNTNGRVTTGKTICAGTSGTLKVEGLAVGSTVDKWQSSTDGVNWTDIAGTANATSINYSNLSVVTFYRALVLSGSCGSDPSNYAVLKIGGPAAPVAGEDQTHCGSGSVTVTASGGTNGSYVWYDKDGNVDNAQTNGSYTANFTAGTYTVQVALKGATCESAKVPIKITVSAKPTPVIDPTGAQTVCVNQSQIYQVTTDNTANGNTYKWEVTNGTIVGADDQPQVTIQWEALGSGTLKVTEQSGSNCVGVSAIYNVTINSGTVVPEGVGGSGCGTSGVIIQLAAKNATGSMQYLWYDAPTAGKLLKTSADANDDTFDTPSIFTTTTYYVSIKSTSCETERVEVVAHVLAGTPNDPTNALASPQTRCGAGEVTFKAEGAVNGQTYRWYDQATGGKLLQDNAVADFRTGVPLGSTTYYVSIHNTSCGGESNRVAVTVNVTNTGGTPPQVTPRQGCGKSNPVLGATHPDADGSPQFKWYENATDAVPKATNTGSFLVPNLTTTTTYYVSFDNGSCETDRVPVTATITNLTPPQVIDGSRCDAGKVTLTATGATSGQIYRWFLSATPPDPSTANWLKSSTDEKDNSYETPALGADRSFYVAIVNLNDPNKKGDDCYSSLVEVKAIIKEAGTPPDAPVVRAIPPSLCTSGTFDLEATGATGGQVYKWYADAAKTALKKTSSDHQDNMYTTDPHTTGTTDYYVSIVDASCGNAESTLTKVSVTVGGGVADPVPVPGATCGPGKVTLSASGGTEGQYRWYADLTSATVLGTSATFITKLINQNATYYVSVFNGTCETKRVPVLASVQEAPTARFEGSSLACVNSEVTYTAASTGLQYTWTVSNEGTITAGGGASDNFVKVKWTTRGLGKVTLEEQVGTCKAQTDKNITLSAKPGVPVVTGDITEVCAYAIGTNNEAVYAIGTPNPAYTYVWRIVNGDVAGKIVFTNAEATQVRIRWSNSLPTDVFTETFEVFAQAKNTGCTSDVLTQVVKVKRAPIKPLLTDKVDSVYVNTIRTYATTTNNAGAGITYDWQVTGGAIQNQNANQVTIKWSNTAATRELYVKETVTATGCINYSDTATIYVFPYNVTAKALYPVICEGGQVQLQANDAKAGTYAWYTTANGGAVQYQSTNNGTDSDVLKVPQNAAGLYTYYVSPVTLSGVNGADDSGGDNPRIAVAFDVKANNPANFTVVGDTTNAQNCTPNGAGGGAVTLTTVSGGFAGAPYTYVWSKTEEAVYSATTRDISDLTPGTYTVQVTDAGGCMSDVYTFIIEDRRQYVTDAKLNVTSTGSLVLNAASDTATITVGESVILAATATDAATFAWTANNSAEVANISDVTVGSPTLTPNQTTSYTVQLTNSKGCDTTLTMVVRVLRFQVFVPSMFTPNNDQKNDRFQVFGNQVATLSLKVYSRTGLLVYESNSKEEVMGSNEFGAKTDETQNNGWDGTYKQRPLPKGNYVWYLRGKYKNGAEFKKSGNVLLIR is encoded by the coding sequence ATGATAGAGTTAAAAAAAGCCTGGTACTTGCTACTGGTAAGTACCCTATGCCTGCTATTTTGCAATCGCCTGAATGCGCAACATAAAACCCCTAAATTAATAGATGCCCGAGTAGGAATTGATGGAAGCAGCCCAGAGCTGCTTACGGCAGTAGGCAACCAAGTTATATTTAAAGGATCGACTGATGGAAAGGGTAAAGAACTATACTTGTCGGATGGCATCAGAGCCCAAAGCTTTGATGTATGGCCTGGAGGCAACGCCAGTAATCCCTACGACTTTGTGCCATTGAATTTGAACGGCATTCCTTACGCCTATTTTTTTGCCAATAATGGTCAAGTGAACTCAGCGTTGTTCCGAATAAGTCTTAAAGGTGAACTGAGCAGTCGCAATGCTGAGTTTGTTGCCAATGTCCATGATATCGGTGACAATGGGAAATACTTGGTAAAAATGGGCAGTGAGTTATTTTTTGCTGCTCAAGACCCGGTAGGCAGACAGGAATTGTTCAAGAGTGATGGAACAACCACTACTTTGGTCAAAGACTTGAACGCAACGCTTATTCCAGGCGGTGCTGGTGCCACATTACCTTCCGACCCAGAAAACCTTACTGTAATCAATGGTATGTTGTTTTTTAGTGCTGATAATGGCGGAACAAATGATGCCAACCGCGAGCTCGGCATTAGTAAAGGTGATGAAGCCACTACTTTTATGTTGGACATTAACCCTGATGGAAGCTCTAAACCCCGGCATTTTGTAGAAAAAGACGGACTTGCTTATTTTATAGCTGAAGACAATACAGGTACCCATCTTTGGAGCAGTGATGGTACCAACGCCTCCCCCACTAAAATTTCATTTCCTAACGAAATTACATTCTTCAACGATGATCAAGGCTTGGTAGTGGCTGGTGGGCACTTGTTTTTTAGTGCTACCAAAACTACCCAAACTGGGTCAGACTATACGCTATGGTCTTGTGATGGGACAAGTTTTGAAGAAATAGCCTCTATGGGTAACCCTAAGTATATGACCAATATGGGGGGAATTTGCTTTTTTTCTGCCAGGGGTAAAAATGCCAGTGGGATAGCAGTAGGGTTCGAGTTATGGAAGAGTGACGGAACCAGTGCTGGCACCGAATTGGTGAAAGACATTGCCGCCAACTCGTTTTCTTCTTTGCCTTCTGACTTGACCGTAGTAACTACCCAGGTAAATGGCGCAAGCAAAAGTACCTTATATTTTTGGGCAGGCCCTAGCTCAACCAAAGAACTTTGGAGAAGTGATGGTACCACGCAGGGTACAGTATTAGTAAACGTGCCTAACTTGAACTCGAGAACTCCACCTCGTTTTCCTACCATCATAGCAGCAGAAATAAAACCAGGCAAAGAAGGACTTTTTTTTGTGGCTACAGATAAAGACTTGGGGGCAGAACTCTGGTATGCCGCCCCTTGCCCTTCGGCTGAGTTGAGCTATGGAAACAATAGTATTTGTAGGGGAAGTGGCCCAATTAACCCTCAGTTGGTGGGTGCCGATGGAGAAGATGTAAGTGGAGGGGTGTATTCGATAGACAAAACGGGCTTACCTATTGACCCCAGTACTGGAGTGATTACCCCTGACGGGAGTACTGCCCCGGGTGATTATACCATTACTTACCAAGTAATTCAGCCAGGTTGTGATATAAAGGCGCAGGCAGTAGTAAAAGTTGGAACAGGTGGCGGTGGAGGAGGAAGTGCTCCCACCGCAAAGATAAGCACTTTGGCGAAAGGGTTTAAGTTTGATACAACTATTGAGCCTGAAAAAGATGGTTCGGCAGGAATGGTCATTTCGCTCGATGGCAAGTACTTGTATGTAGCCGACCAGCGAAACCAGGTCATTAAAAAAGTAGACTTGGTTACCAAGACAGTATCTATTGTAGCCGGAAGTGGCGTAGCTGGTTTTAAAGACGACAATGGCTCCTTAGCTCAGTTCAATTATCCATCGGGGCTTGCCTTAGACATGGCGGGCAACTTGTATGTGGCAGATAAAAACAACCACGCCATACGCATGATTACCAACCCATCGGGCGGAAGCCCAGTAGTGAGAACCATTGCCGGAAATAGCAGCTACCCCACTGCGGTATCAGGCAATGTTACCGGGGCGTTGGCGGTTGCCAAATTTAACGAACCATCAGGGGTGGCAGTAGATGCTGCTGGTAATATATACGTAGCAGATAAAAACAATCATCGAATTAAAAAAATAGCCAATGGGATGGTGACTACATTGGCTGGTCCTATGAATGATGCGGCTTCTATTCCTGGACGCACTGACGGGGCAGCTGATGCAGCCCGGTTCTTTTTCCCTACGTCTGTAGCTTTAGACATTACAGGTGCTCAATTGTATGTGGCAGACAAGTTGAATAACATCATCCGACAAGTAAACACAGCCGATGGCCATACCCTTACTTATGCCGGAGACGTGGCAAACGGCATTGCTGGGCATCAAGACGGTAACGCTGCCAGTGCAAAGTTTAGGTCTCCAGCTGGCATTACAGTAAACGCAGTAGGTGATGTATATATAGCAGATACTCATAATCAGGTTATTAGAAAAATAAGCCAGGGACAAGTGATTACCATCGCTGGAGAAGTGGAGGTAGCAGATGACGATAGCGATGTACTTGCCAGAGATGCTAAATTTAGGTACCCTTCGGGTATATTTGCCGACCTTGAGCAAAACCTTTACATCAGCGATAAGCTTAATTTTTCTGTGAGAAAGTATCACTTCGACAATACAAATGGCAGGGTGACTACAGGCAAAACAATATGTGCTGGTACCAGCGGAACACTCAAGGTAGAAGGTTTGGCGGTAGGCAGTACTGTAGATAAGTGGCAATCTTCTACTGACGGGGTAAACTGGACAGACATTGCTGGCACGGCCAATGCCACCAGTATCAACTACTCAAATCTAAGCGTAGTTACTTTTTATCGGGCGTTGGTACTCAGCGGTTCCTGTGGGTCAGATCCCTCCAATTATGCCGTTCTCAAAATAGGAGGACCTGCGGCACCAGTAGCAGGCGAAGATCAGACACATTGTGGAAGCGGCAGTGTAACGGTTACTGCCTCAGGTGGCACCAATGGTAGTTATGTTTGGTATGACAAAGACGGCAATGTAGACAATGCCCAAACCAATGGTTCTTATACCGCCAATTTTACTGCGGGAACTTATACTGTACAAGTGGCGCTCAAAGGAGCCACTTGCGAAAGTGCCAAGGTGCCCATTAAAATAACCGTAAGTGCTAAGCCTACGCCTGTAATAGACCCAACAGGTGCTCAAACAGTGTGCGTTAATCAGTCACAAATCTATCAGGTAACTACTGATAATACCGCCAATGGCAACACCTACAAGTGGGAGGTAACCAATGGAACCATTGTAGGGGCTGATGATCAGCCTCAGGTGACTATACAATGGGAAGCCCTGGGCTCTGGTACCCTTAAAGTAACCGAGCAAAGCGGCTCTAATTGTGTAGGGGTATCGGCTATATACAATGTCACCATTAACAGTGGCACTGTAGTTCCCGAAGGTGTTGGTGGCTCTGGGTGTGGTACAAGTGGCGTAATTATACAGTTGGCAGCAAAAAATGCGACGGGGAGTATGCAATATTTGTGGTACGATGCCCCCACTGCGGGTAAATTATTAAAGACCTCTGCCGATGCCAATGATGACACTTTTGATACCCCATCCATTTTTACTACCACTACCTACTATGTAAGCATTAAAAGTACGAGTTGTGAAACCGAAAGGGTAGAGGTAGTGGCGCATGTGCTGGCGGGTACCCCCAACGACCCAACCAATGCATTGGCAAGCCCTCAAACCCGTTGTGGTGCTGGAGAAGTAACCTTTAAAGCCGAAGGTGCTGTAAATGGACAAACCTATCGTTGGTATGACCAAGCCACTGGGGGTAAGTTGTTGCAAGACAACGCAGTAGCTGACTTCAGGACAGGGGTGCCTTTAGGCTCCACTACTTATTATGTAAGCATTCATAATACCAGTTGTGGAGGTGAGAGTAACCGAGTAGCTGTTACAGTAAATGTAACCAATACAGGGGGTACTCCACCACAGGTAACTCCACGGCAAGGCTGTGGCAAAAGTAATCCAGTGCTAGGAGCTACTCACCCCGATGCGGATGGCTCGCCTCAGTTTAAATGGTATGAAAACGCTACTGATGCAGTACCTAAAGCGACTAATACGGGGAGTTTTTTGGTGCCTAATCTTACTACCACTACCACCTACTATGTAAGTTTTGACAATGGTTCTTGCGAAACAGACAGAGTGCCCGTAACCGCTACAATTACCAATTTGACTCCGCCTCAAGTAATCGATGGATCGAGGTGTGATGCTGGCAAAGTAACCCTGACTGCCACAGGTGCCACAAGTGGGCAAATATACCGTTGGTTTTTATCTGCTACACCTCCTGATCCATCTACTGCCAATTGGCTGAAAAGCTCAACAGATGAAAAGGATAATAGCTATGAAACTCCTGCCTTGGGTGCTGACAGAAGCTTTTATGTGGCAATTGTAAATTTGAATGACCCAAACAAGAAAGGCGATGATTGTTACAGCAGTTTGGTAGAGGTAAAAGCAATCATCAAGGAGGCAGGCACACCACCTGATGCTCCCGTAGTACGTGCCATCCCACCCAGTTTGTGTACCTCTGGTACGTTTGACCTAGAGGCTACAGGAGCCACGGGTGGGCAAGTATATAAGTGGTATGCTGATGCAGCCAAGACAGCTTTGAAAAAGACAAGTAGTGATCATCAAGACAATATGTATACTACAGACCCACATACTACCGGAACGACCGATTATTATGTAAGTATTGTAGATGCAAGTTGTGGCAACGCCGAAAGCACGCTTACCAAAGTAAGTGTAACTGTAGGTGGCGGAGTGGCAGATCCTGTACCTGTTCCTGGGGCTACCTGTGGGCCGGGTAAAGTGACCTTGTCGGCAAGCGGAGGTACTGAAGGGCAATACAGATGGTATGCTGACTTGACCAGTGCAACTGTATTGGGCACCAGTGCTACCTTTATTACTAAACTCATTAACCAGAATGCTACGTATTATGTGAGTGTATTCAATGGCACTTGTGAAACCAAGCGGGTACCTGTATTGGCGAGTGTGCAAGAAGCACCTACTGCCAGGTTCGAGGGAAGTAGCCTGGCTTGTGTAAACTCTGAGGTAACTTATACTGCGGCAAGTACTGGGTTGCAATATACCTGGACAGTGAGCAATGAAGGAACCATTACTGCCGGAGGAGGTGCATCAGATAATTTTGTAAAAGTAAAATGGACAACCAGAGGTTTGGGCAAAGTAACCCTGGAAGAGCAAGTGGGTACTTGCAAAGCGCAAACCGATAAAAATATCACCTTGAGTGCCAAGCCTGGTGTTCCGGTGGTTACAGGCGATATTACAGAAGTATGCGCCTATGCTATAGGTACCAACAACGAGGCGGTATACGCCATTGGTACACCCAACCCTGCCTATACTTATGTATGGCGCATTGTAAACGGTGATGTAGCAGGCAAGATTGTTTTTACCAATGCAGAGGCTACACAAGTACGCATTCGCTGGAGTAACTCTTTGCCCACCGATGTATTTACCGAAACATTTGAGGTGTTTGCTCAGGCAAAAAATACGGGTTGTACCAGCGATGTACTTACCCAGGTGGTAAAGGTAAAGCGGGCACCTATCAAGCCGTTATTAACCGATAAGGTAGACTCAGTGTATGTAAATACTATCCGCACTTATGCTACTACTACCAACAATGCCGGAGCAGGTATTACGTATGATTGGCAAGTGACTGGAGGCGCTATTCAAAATCAAAACGCCAATCAGGTAACCATCAAGTGGAGCAATACAGCGGCTACCCGAGAGTTGTATGTCAAAGAAACCGTGACAGCTACGGGTTGTATCAACTATTCAGATACGGCTACTATTTACGTTTTTCCTTACAATGTCACAGCAAAAGCCCTGTACCCTGTAATATGCGAAGGAGGACAAGTGCAACTACAGGCAAATGATGCAAAGGCAGGTACTTATGCCTGGTATACCACGGCAAACGGAGGAGCAGTCCAGTATCAGTCTACCAACAATGGAACCGACTCAGATGTGTTGAAAGTACCCCAAAATGCAGCGGGTTTATATACTTATTATGTGAGCCCGGTAACTCTTTCGGGGGTCAATGGGGCAGATGATTCAGGAGGAGACAATCCCCGTATAGCGGTTGCTTTTGACGTAAAAGCCAACAACCCGGCAAACTTTACAGTGGTAGGTGATACTACCAACGCCCAAAACTGTACTCCCAATGGCGCTGGTGGTGGGGCAGTGACGCTTACGACCGTATCGGGTGGGTTTGCAGGGGCTCCTTATACTTATGTGTGGAGCAAAACCGAAGAGGCTGTCTATAGTGCTACCACCCGTGATATAAGCGATTTGACTCCAGGTACTTATACAGTGCAGGTAACCGATGCTGGAGGTTGTATGTCTGACGTATATACTTTTATCATAGAAGATAGGCGACAGTATGTGACTGATGCCAAATTGAACGTGACAAGCACTGGAAGCCTTGTGTTAAACGCTGCCAGCGATACTGCCACCATTACGGTGGGTGAGTCGGTGATTTTGGCCGCTACAGCAACCGATGCAGCTACTTTTGCCTGGACTGCCAACAACAGTGCAGAGGTAGCCAATATCTCGGATGTGACCGTGGGCAGCCCTACACTTACTCCCAACCAAACCACAAGCTATACGGTACAACTTACCAACTCTAAAGGTTGCGATACTACCCTAACAATGGTAGTGCGGGTATTGCGTTTTCAAGTGTTTGTACCTTCTATGTTTACCCCCAACAACGACCAGAAAAACGACCGTTTTCAGGTGTTTGGCAACCAGGTGGCTACCTTAAGCCTTAAGGTGTATAGTCGTACGGGCTTGCTGGTGTACGAGAGCAATAGCAAAGAAGAGGTGATGGGAAGCAACGAGTTTGGAGCCAAAACGGACGAAACCCAAAACAACGGGTGGGATGGTACCTACAAACAAAGACCCTTGCCCAAAGGAAACTATGTGTGGTATTTGCGGGGCAAGTACAAAAACGGGGCAGAGTTTAAAAAATCGGGCAATGTATTGCTGATAAGATAA